The following are from one region of the Cloacibacterium sp. TD35 genome:
- a CDS encoding DUF4153 domain-containing protein, translating into MITKFKEIWGKTDDVVLRYPMVLTAALIAAISSVVAIEIDHQANQFLVTKLAFAGCLGISLMFGIKMLSQRIGRGFFIEILGAAFLVWFYFYLPDSEKNFTVVNGYVIFSLVILLHLFVSFSGFLNKKPELNFWQFNKNLFINIFLTAVFTGVLVLGVVLAILAVDKLFDFNFNNNLYPKTMLFLAILGSTFIFLIFNDKGIFQLEKDGSYPQILKFFTQFVLIPLLLIYVTILYFYAGKILINWELPRGWVSYLILIYSVVGILALLLVHPLKEASAKSWVKVFSKIFYYTLIPLLVLLFVAIFTRILQYGYTEPRYFVLLLALWLTTVVFYSIFYRKATIKFVPISLFAFGVFALIFPYVNAFSTAKRSQKTELIQILTKNHLLEKGKINFEKATQDSVVLEIANKFQFLNERKQQTFLLSYIPETHFSKFKKIFEQERYLANSEIRISFKNTIKSKEKNNYQNDYQGVFSNKRNYDIQNYEKLIVFSNTDIQNEEHIDDYMLQTRPIRDGYIFSGYIIDLESPTKVTQSYDLTPFLKKQLEKDNADQLNTPLEEISTEFDLHQYHFKVYFSEITNNKINKKDNIFTKEMVILIKKK; encoded by the coding sequence ATGATTACAAAATTTAAAGAAATCTGGGGGAAAACCGACGATGTCGTTTTAAGATATCCTATGGTGCTTACCGCAGCACTTATTGCAGCTATTTCTTCGGTTGTTGCAATAGAAATTGACCATCAAGCCAATCAATTTTTGGTAACCAAATTAGCTTTTGCTGGCTGTTTGGGAATTTCGCTTATGTTTGGTATCAAAATGCTTTCCCAAAGAATTGGCAGAGGTTTTTTTATAGAAATTTTGGGAGCTGCATTCTTGGTTTGGTTTTATTTTTATTTACCAGATTCTGAGAAAAATTTTACTGTAGTAAATGGTTATGTTATTTTTTCATTAGTCATTTTATTACATTTATTCGTCTCGTTTTCAGGATTTCTAAATAAAAAGCCTGAACTTAATTTTTGGCAATTCAATAAAAATTTATTCATCAATATTTTCCTGACTGCAGTTTTTACGGGCGTTTTAGTTTTAGGAGTTGTTTTAGCAATTTTAGCGGTAGATAAATTATTTGACTTTAATTTTAATAATAATCTTTATCCTAAAACTATGCTATTTTTAGCCATTTTAGGAAGTACTTTTATATTTTTAATATTTAATGATAAAGGAATTTTTCAACTTGAAAAAGACGGAAGCTACCCACAAATCCTAAAATTCTTCACACAGTTTGTTCTTATTCCCCTTTTATTAATTTATGTAACCATTTTATATTTTTACGCTGGTAAAATATTGATTAATTGGGAACTACCAAGAGGGTGGGTTTCTTATCTCATCTTAATTTATTCAGTGGTCGGAATTTTAGCCTTGCTGTTGGTCCATCCTCTGAAAGAAGCTTCTGCAAAATCTTGGGTAAAAGTTTTCTCCAAAATTTTCTATTACACACTTATTCCATTATTGGTTTTATTATTTGTAGCTATTTTTACCAGAATTTTACAATATGGCTACACAGAACCTAGATATTTCGTTTTGCTATTGGCACTTTGGCTTACCACAGTCGTTTTCTATTCTATCTTTTATAGAAAAGCTACTATTAAATTTGTACCAATTTCACTGTTTGCCTTCGGTGTATTTGCATTGATTTTCCCTTATGTTAATGCTTTTTCTACCGCTAAAAGAAGTCAAAAAACAGAATTAATACAGATTCTAACCAAAAATCACCTTCTAGAAAAAGGAAAAATCAATTTCGAAAAAGCTACTCAAGATTCTGTAGTTTTGGAAATTGCTAATAAATTTCAATTTCTAAACGAAAGAAAACAACAGACTTTTCTCCTAAGTTATATCCCGGAAACTCATTTTTCTAAATTCAAAAAAATATTTGAACAAGAAAGATATTTGGCTAATTCAGAAATAAGAATTTCTTTCAAAAACACCATTAAATCTAAGGAAAAGAATAATTACCAGAACGATTACCAAGGTGTGTTTTCTAACAAAAGAAATTATGACATTCAGAACTACGAAAAACTTATTGTTTTTAGCAATACTGACATTCAAAATGAAGAACATATTGACGATTATATGTTGCAAACTAGACCTATCAGAGATGGTTACATTTTCTCAGGATATATCATTGATTTAGAATCACCTACCAAAGTTACTCAATCTTATGATTTAACTCCTTTTCTCAAAAAACAATTAGAAAAAGATAATGCAGACCAACTCAATACTCCATTGGAAGAAATTTCTACAGAATTTGATCTGCACCAGTATCATTTCAAAGTATATTTTTCAGAAATTACCAATAACAAAATCAATAAAAAAGATAACATTTTCACGAAAGAGATGGTCATCTTAATCAAGAAAAAATAA
- a CDS encoding BlaI/MecI/CopY family transcriptional regulator: MENLKSLTSGEEQVMKIIWKLGPTYLKDIMLAFPEPKPHQNTVSTFLKNLVTKNYLKPLSEGRIHKYEISVTQDNYKKTLLKNFILNFYDNNPNALLMDLMNEGMVKLSVPEKDKDKDKEKKKKKKKKK; encoded by the coding sequence TGGAAAATCTAAAATCCTTGACTTCTGGCGAAGAACAAGTCATGAAAATTATTTGGAAACTTGGCCCTACTTATCTTAAAGACATCATGCTTGCTTTTCCGGAGCCGAAGCCACACCAAAATACCGTTTCTACTTTTTTGAAAAACCTGGTTACCAAAAACTACCTAAAACCTCTTTCTGAAGGAAGAATTCATAAGTATGAAATCTCTGTAACTCAGGATAATTATAAAAAAACACTTTTAAAGAACTTCATTCTTAATTTTTACGATAATAATCCTAATGCTTTATTAATGGACTTAATGAATGAAGGAATGGTAAAACTCTCTGTACCCGAAAAAGATAAGGATAAGGATAAGGAGAAAAAGAAGAAAAAGAAAAAGAAAAAATAA